In Planctomonas sp. JC2975, the genomic stretch TCAGCCGCGGATTCGCAGCGCTCGGCGAACTCGCACTGGCGGGAGTGCAGGTCTCGGCGCGCGCCGTCGACCTCGCCACCGGAGCCGTGCTGTTCTCCGTCGACGACCACGTGGTCATGCCGACGGCGTCGATCGGCAAGGTGCTGCTGCTCATCGAGCTGGCGGCACGTCTGGAGTCCCGCGAGACGAGCTCGCTCAGCCTGGTCGATCGCACCCAGTCGGATGCCGTGGCCGACTCGGGCATCTGGCAGCACCTCGCTGCTCCCTCCCTTCCGCTCGCCGACCTCGCGGCGCTGGTCGGTGCGACCAGCGACAACCTCGCCACCAATGTGCTGCTGCGTCGCATCGGACTCGCCTCCGTGCGCGTTCGCACCGAGCAACTCGGCCTGAAGCACACGGCGATGCTGGATCTCGTGCGCGACCATCGCGGACCGGATGACGCACCGCAGCTCTCGGTAGGAAGCGCCAAGGAGCTCACCTGGCTGTTCTCCGCACTGGCAAGGGGAGAGGTGGTCGACGCCGCAACGAGCAAACGGGTCATCGGCTGGCTCTCGCTCGGTCACGACCTCTCGATGGTGGCCAGCGCGTTCGGACTGGATCCGCTTGCGCACCGCGCACCCGATCACGGATTGCTGCTCGTCAACAAGACCGGCACGGATTCCGGCGTGCGCGGCGAGGTCGGCGTTCTCCGAGGTCCGCGCGCGGGCGTGGCGTACACGGTGTGCACGGCGTTCGACGACACGGATCTGTCCGCGCGGCTCGCTGTGCTGGACGGCATGCGGGCGGTCGGCCGCGACCTGCTCGACTACGTGCACTGACGACTGAGGCGAGAGCCGAGCGAGCTTGCTCGCTCGGCCGAGTCGATGGAGTCAGTCGAGCGCTGTACCGCGACTACTGACGACTGAGGCGAGAGCCGAGCGAGCTTGCTCGCTCGGCCGAGTCGATGGAGTCAGTCGAGCGCTGTACCGCGACTACTGACGACTGAGGTGAGCGTCGAGCGAGCTTGCTTGCTCGGCCGAGTCGATGGAGTCAGTCGAGCGGCGCACCGCGACTACTGACGGGGCTGCGCCGACCGCTTCAGGCCCGATCGGGCGCGGCGGTCCGGTTGGTGTCGATAGTGCAGAGTGCCTTAGCGTCCGGGCATATGCCCGAGCCGGAATACTCGGCGACCCGACCGCCGTCGACCGGCCTCGGACGGACGGACCCGGGGTCCTGGACGATGTTTTCGGCACGCGCTTTTCCGGGTGTCCGACGCGGCCCGACGCTCCCGGATCCCGCTCGCCGTCTACTGACTCGGAGTCAACACGACCCGGACGAAGACGGCCGGATCTGCACGGAACGTGGCCGTGCGACCGTGTAATCACTTTGTAAAGATTTGGCACAATGCCTGCCCGATCCGTTGCGGCGCGTGAGAACACTCGTCTACGGTTCTTGAACATTGCAACCGTGTAATACGGGGCCCGACACCCCGGCACAGACGCGTGAAAGGCATTTTCATGGCATCCAAGAGGATCATCGGGGCGCTCGCCGCAGCAGCAGCGGTGGCGCTCCTGACGGCTGGTTGTGTGAACCAGGCGTCGACCGGAGGCTCGACCTCCGCAACGAGCAAAGTCGACCTTCCGGTCCAGACGACGATCGACGTCCCGAAGGACGCCGTCCTGCCTGCCGGTGATGGCAAGGCGACGTGCGACAGCAACCTGACCCTCGCCTACATCGGTGCGGAGACGGGCCCGAATGCTCAGCTGGGCATCAACATCTACAACGGCGTACAGCTCGCGATCGACCAGCACAACAAGGCAAACCCGGGCTGCCAGGTTCAGTTCAAGAAGTTCGACACAGAGGGCGACCCGACCAAGGCGACCGGCCCTGTGACGCAGGCCGTCAACGAGCCGGACATCATCGGCGTCGTCGGCCTTCCGTTCTCCGGTGAGTCGCAGGCGACCGGTGGCATCTTCGAGCAGGCCGGCCTCGTTCACATCACGGCGTCGGCCACCAACCCTGGCCTGACCAAGAACGGTTGGACGACGTTCTTCCGTGCCCTCGGCAACGACAACGTGCAGGGACCGGCAGCAGCGACCTTCATCACCAAGGAGCTGAAGCTCCCGAAGGTGTACGTCGTTCAGGACGACTCCGACTACGGCATCGGCCTCTCCACCGCCATCCAGAAGGCGCTCGGTTCGAAGGTCGACGGCACCGACAAGGTGACGACCGGCCAGAAGGACTTCTCCGCGACGGTCAGCAAGATCATCAACGCGAAGCCCGACGCGGTGTTCTACTCCGGCTACTACGCGGAGGGCGCGCCGTTCGACCAGCAGCTGGTCAACAAGGGTTACAAGGGCGTGTTCGTCGGTCCCGACGGCGTGAAGGACGACCAGTTCATCAAGCTGGCCGGCAACGCATCCGACAACGCGTACTTCACCTGCCCCTGCATCCCGGGCGAGCTGATCAAGTCGTTCTCCGACCAGTACCAGGCGGCGTTCAACGCGGCTCCTGGCACGTACTCGATCGAGGGCTACGACTCGGCGACCATCCTGCTTGCCGGTATCGACAAGGGGAACACCGACCGGGCCAAGCTCAAGGACTGGGTCAAGAACTACAACGCCGATGGCCTGAGCAAGCACTACCAGTGGGACTCCACAGGTGAGCTCGCGAAGTCGACGGTGTACGGCTACAAGGTCGACAGCGGCAAGATCGTGTCGGTGGGAGCCATCGGATAGCTGAAGCGCGAGATATCGGCCGCGCCGTGGGGCGTCACGATGAAGCCCCACGGCGCGGCCATGCTTGACCCGAACACCCGATCCCGACGACGAAGTCGGGATGGACACGGCACCGGAAGAACCACATGCTCGCAACCCTCCTTTCCCTGCCGGCTGCACTGCCGGCATCCGTCGCCACCGACAACAGCTGGATCAGCTTCGACGTCAACTCACTGATTCAGAACTTCTGGCCCGCCACTTTCGACGGACTGACCTTCGGCGCCATCTATGCATTGATCGCACTGGGTTACACGCTCGTCTACGGCGTGCTCAACCTCATCAACTTCGCGCACTCCGAGGTGTTCATCATGGGGTGCTACGGGGTGGTGGCGACGCTGACCACCCTCGGATTCGGTCCCAGCGCGCCGAACCTCTCCATCTGGGCCATCGTGCTGAACCTGACGCTGGCGATGATCGTCGGCATGGTGTTCTCGGTCGTCACCGCGTTCATCGTCGAGCGGGTCGCCTACCGTCCGCTTCGGCGCCGTGGTGCGTCGCGGCTGGCGTTCCTCATCACTGCCATCGGTGCGTCGTTCACCATCCAGTACACGATCTTCCTGATCAGGGGCGGCAATGCCGAGCCGGCAGTGACGATGTTCATTCCGACCCCGGTGTTCCAGGTGTTCGGTGCGATCATCGACAGTCAGCAGCTGACCATCGTGATCGCGGCGATCGTGTTGATGATCGCGACGGATCAGTACATCCGTCGCACCCGAGTGGGACGAGGCATCCGCGCCGTCGCCCAGGATCCCGACACAGCCACTCTCATGGGCGTGAACAAGGACCGGATCATCGTCACCACCTTCGTCATCGGCGGCATCCTCGCGGGTGCCGCCGCTTTGTTCTACGTGATGAAGGTGCCGAGCGGTGTCATCTACAACGGCGGATTCGTGCTCGGCATCAAGGCGTTCGCGGCAGCCGTGCTCGGCGGTATCGGCAACGTCAGGGGCGCGCTCCTCGGCGGTCTGTTGATCGGCGTCATCGGCAACTACGGGCAGCTGCTGCTCGGCGACTCGCAATGGACCGACGTCGTCGCCTTCATCGTGCTCGTGCTGGTGCTTCTGGTGCGGCCGTCCGGATTGCTCGGACAGACCCTCGGAAGGAGCCGCGCATGAGCGCCATCGGAGGCGGCACCCCGATGCCTACCGCCCGCACCACCCAGTTGCTCGACAAGAACGAGTCGGTCGGAGGTCGCAGGCAGTTCCTCGGCGGATGGCGGCGCCGCTGGAATCGCATGGCGCGCTGGCAGCAGTGGCTGTTCCTGCTCATCGTGCTGGCCGCTGTCTACTACCTGCCGGTCGCCAACCCATGGCTCATCACGACCGAACCTGGCAACGACTTCCCGATCGCGTGCTTCCAGATGGCGGTCTACGCGCTCGTCGCCGTCGGCCTGAACGTGGTGGTCGGCTTCGCGGGCCTGCTCGACTTGGGATACATCGCGTTCTTCGCGATCGGCTCGTACACGGCGGCGTTCTTCACCTCGCCCGACTCGACGCTCATCCACCTGCCCTACCTGTGGACGCTGCCCCTTGCGCTCGGAATCGCGATGGTGTTCGGCGTTGCGCTGGGACTCCCGACGCTCCGTCTGCGCGGCGACTACCTGGCGATCGTGACGCTCGGCTTCGGTGAGATCATCCGCATTCTGGCGACGATCATTCCGGCGGCAAGAGGCCAGGTCGGATTCAAGGAAGTCGGGCATCCGCCGGGGACGGATGCCCAGGGTCACCCGATCTTCTCCGTCTCGAACGGCACCCCGTGGTACTGGCTGGCCGTCACGATCGTCGTGGTGATCCTGCTGCTCGTCGGCAACCTCGAGCGCAGCCGCGTGGGCCGCGCCTGGATAGCGATCCGCGAAGACGAGGACGCCGCGGAGATCATGGGTGTGCCCACCTTCAAGTTCAAGCTGTGGGCCTTCGCGATCGGTGCCGGGATCGGCGGGCTCTCCGGCGCATTGTTCGCCGGTCAGGTCGGCTTCGTGAACAATCAGAAGTTCGACGTCGCCACGTCGATGCTGTTCGTCGCGGCCGTCGTGCTCGGCGGATCGGGCAACAAGGTCGGTGCCATCCTGGGTGGCGCGATCGTGGCGTACATCCCATTGCGGTTCACGGCGATCGCCGACTACAAATACCTGCTCTTCGGCGTGATCCTCATCATCCTGATGATCTTCCGCCCACAGGGGCTCATCGCGGCGAAGGCCCACCTGCTGACGTACTCGAGGGTGATCGGCGACAAGATCAGGGAGTTGAGGGACGCGCGGGCGAAACCAGGCGATCCCGTGCCGGCTGCTGGGACCGCATCCGTCACTGCGACGGACACCGCGGACGCCCGTGCTGACGGCGGTGCCCTTCGCAGCGATGCCGGCTCCGGCGCGGGCAGCGTTGGGAACGGCCCTGTTCAGGACACCGCCGACGGCGCGAAGGGAGGCGCGGAGTGAGCGAGCCACGCGACGGCATCCCAGAGGGCGAACGTCCCGAGCAGGTGCCGGTCGAGAACGACCCGAACATCGGCGCCATTCCGGAGCCGGTCCCGAACCGGGGGCCTGAGGATGCCGACCTGACCGACATCGGGCCGGATCCGTCGCCGGCCGCCGACGCCGACGTGCCCGACGAAGCCGAGAATGCGGCGATACTCGCCGAGGCCGGCGTCGACGAGGAGCTCGCGGAGGCGGCGGCATCCGAACGCGACATCGCCGTCGAAGTGGGAGAGAAACTCGTCGAGGTGAAGGCCGTCACGGTGAAGTTCGGCGGCCTCACGGCCCTCGACGACGTGACGTTCCACATCAACCGCGGCGAGATCCTCGGTTTGATCGGGCCCAATGGCGCGGGCAAAACGACGGCGTTCAACGCGATGACAGGCGTCTACAAGCCGACCAACGGCGACGTGCTCATGGAGGGCGCGTCGATCAAGGGCAAGAAGCAGCACAAGATCACGCGCGCCGGCCTCGCGCGCACGTTCCAGAACATCCGTCTCTTCGGTGAGATGACGGCGCTGGAGAACGTCGTCGTGGGCCTGGACGCCCGTCACAAGACGAGCGTGCCCGGCGCCCTGGTGCGCAGCCCACGTCACTATCGGGAGGAGAAGTCCTCGATCGAGCGCGGCATGGCGCTCCTGGAGTTCGTCGGCATCGCGGACTCCGCCGACACGCTGTCCAGGCACCTGCCGTACGGCAGCCAGCGTCGTCTCGAGATCGCGCGTGCGCTGGCGACGGATCCGAAGGTGCTCTGCCTCGACGAACCGGCGGCCGGATTCAATCCGGCGGAGAAGGATCAGCTGATGGACCTGATCCGCACGATCCGCGCCGACGGATACACCGTGCTGCTCATCGAGCACGACATGCGGCTCGTGATGGGCGTCTGCGACAGGATCGTCGTGCTGGAGTTCGGAAAGAAGATCGCGGACGGATCCCCCACCGAGGTGCGCAACGACCCTCGTGTGATCTCCGCCTACCTGGGAGAGCCCGATGACGACGCTGCTTGAACTGAAGGACGTCGTGGTCGGCTACGGCCGGATCGAGGCGCTGCACGGCCTGTCGTTCACCGTTCAGGAGGGCGAGATCGTCTCTCTGATCGGGGCGAACGGCGCCGGCAAGACCACGACGATGAAGGCGATCTCTGGACTGCTCAACCTGACCAAGGGCTCGATCACCTTCGACGGTCAGGACATCAGCAAGACGAAGGCGCACGTGCGGGTCGTCAGGGGGATATCGCAGGCACCGGAGGGCCGCGGGATCTTCCCAGGCATGACGGTGCTCGAGAACCTCGACATGGGGACGTACGGACGCAAGGATCGCACGGGAGTCAAGGAGGACCTGGACCGGGTGTTCGGCCTGTTCCCGCGACTCATGGAGCGCAAAACGCAGCTCGGCGGCACGATGTCCGGCGGCGAGCAGCAGATGCTCGCGATCGGCAGGGCGCTCATGGGCCGCCCGCGGCTGTTGCTGCTGGACGAGCCGTCGATGGGTCTCGCGCCCCAGTTCATCAAGCAGATCTTCCGCATCATCTCCGAGATCAACGAGCAGGGCACCACGATCCTGCTCGTCGAGCAGAACGCGAACCAGGCGCTGGCTCGCGCGGACCGCGCCTTCGTGCTGGAGACCGGCACGATCACACACAGTGGGACGGGCAAGGAACTGCTGGCGAACACCGCCATCAAGGAGGCGTACCTGGGCGTCGCGTGACGCCGGGCATCCTTCTTCGGGTGTCGTCGGTCGGGCTCGTCGAAACCAGGGCGCAGGCGCTGTGTGTGCCAGCGGGGTTCCGGCAAGCTCGACCGGTGGCGGGGATCAGCGATGCGCGAGGAACTCGTCTTCCGCTTCGTAGTCGAACCAGGCATCCGCACCGTATCGCCGCACGAGATGTGGAAAGAGCGCGCGCCAGGATGTCTGGCGCCGGTTCGCCCCGTTGACGACGTCGACGATCCATTCGACGTCGTCGTGCACCGCCGTACGGTACGGCGCGGGAGCCGTGTACCCGAGCTCGTCCTCGGCGCGGCGCGTGCTCAGCACGATCGGATGCGGCGTCGACCACGGCGTGCTGCCCACGCCGCGCGCCGGAGCGCCTGGAACGGGGACGAGTTCCACGCTGTGTCCCATCGCGTCGAACACGGCATTCGCGATGTCCGCCACCGTCACGTCGTCGTCGGCCACGTTGAGCACGCGTTTGGCGGGAACCTCTGCGCACAGCCGCGCGAGCTCCGCGATCGCGGCCGTCGAGGTCGGGCTGAACCGGCTCGTGCCGTCGTAGGCGAGCACCGCTTGCTCGCGATGGTCGCGTGCCCGCTTCACGAAGTACCACTCGCGCAGCGCGACGCTGAACGGTCCGTGCACCGCGCCCGGCCGCAGGATGCTCACCGGCAGCTCGTCCGCATCGAGGAGCGTCCGTTCCAGCCGCGCCTTGAGCACGCCGTACGTCGGGGCGCCTTCCGTGACGGTGGGCTGCGATTCGTCGATGGGGTCGGGGAAGCGCGGCATGGCATCCTCGCTGGTCGCCGTGTCGAGGCTGCGTCCGTCGGCATCCTGGTAGACGGCGCCGGTAGAGATGACGACGAGGGATCCGACCAGCCCGGCCAGCTGCGCGAGCTGCTGAGCGTGCCGCGGTTCGTAGGCCACGGCATCCAGCACGAGGTCGTGGCCGTCGGCGAGCGGGATGAGCGTCTCCGTGTCATTGCGGTCGAGGCGCACGGTGGTCACGTCGAGGTCGGTCAGCATCGAATCACCCTCGTGAGCGCCGCGATGGGCGATCATCACCGACCAGCCGTGCTCGGCGAGCCGGCGAGCCGTTGCGGCCCCGATCTGTCCGGTGCCGCCGATGATGAAAGCCGTCTTGACCCCGCCCGCCATACGACAACGCTAGTCGTGGCGGGAATGACGGGGGT encodes the following:
- a CDS encoding serine hydrolase, which gives rise to MSAPVQGSERRARHNGGRRGKHRGHEPGESFSRGFAALGELALAGVQVSARAVDLATGAVLFSVDDHVVMPTASIGKVLLLIELAARLESRETSSLSLVDRTQSDAVADSGIWQHLAAPSLPLADLAALVGATSDNLATNVLLRRIGLASVRVRTEQLGLKHTAMLDLVRDHRGPDDAPQLSVGSAKELTWLFSALARGEVVDAATSKRVIGWLSLGHDLSMVASAFGLDPLAHRAPDHGLLLVNKTGTDSGVRGEVGVLRGPRAGVAYTVCTAFDDTDLSARLAVLDGMRAVGRDLLDYVH
- a CDS encoding branched-chain amino acid ABC transporter substrate-binding protein translates to MASKRIIGALAAAAAVALLTAGCVNQASTGGSTSATSKVDLPVQTTIDVPKDAVLPAGDGKATCDSNLTLAYIGAETGPNAQLGINIYNGVQLAIDQHNKANPGCQVQFKKFDTEGDPTKATGPVTQAVNEPDIIGVVGLPFSGESQATGGIFEQAGLVHITASATNPGLTKNGWTTFFRALGNDNVQGPAAATFITKELKLPKVYVVQDDSDYGIGLSTAIQKALGSKVDGTDKVTTGQKDFSATVSKIINAKPDAVFYSGYYAEGAPFDQQLVNKGYKGVFVGPDGVKDDQFIKLAGNASDNAYFTCPCIPGELIKSFSDQYQAAFNAAPGTYSIEGYDSATILLAGIDKGNTDRAKLKDWVKNYNADGLSKHYQWDSTGELAKSTVYGYKVDSGKIVSVGAIG
- a CDS encoding branched-chain amino acid ABC transporter permease — protein: MLATLLSLPAALPASVATDNSWISFDVNSLIQNFWPATFDGLTFGAIYALIALGYTLVYGVLNLINFAHSEVFIMGCYGVVATLTTLGFGPSAPNLSIWAIVLNLTLAMIVGMVFSVVTAFIVERVAYRPLRRRGASRLAFLITAIGASFTIQYTIFLIRGGNAEPAVTMFIPTPVFQVFGAIIDSQQLTIVIAAIVLMIATDQYIRRTRVGRGIRAVAQDPDTATLMGVNKDRIIVTTFVIGGILAGAAALFYVMKVPSGVIYNGGFVLGIKAFAAAVLGGIGNVRGALLGGLLIGVIGNYGQLLLGDSQWTDVVAFIVLVLVLLVRPSGLLGQTLGRSRA
- a CDS encoding branched-chain amino acid ABC transporter permease; the protein is MSAIGGGTPMPTARTTQLLDKNESVGGRRQFLGGWRRRWNRMARWQQWLFLLIVLAAVYYLPVANPWLITTEPGNDFPIACFQMAVYALVAVGLNVVVGFAGLLDLGYIAFFAIGSYTAAFFTSPDSTLIHLPYLWTLPLALGIAMVFGVALGLPTLRLRGDYLAIVTLGFGEIIRILATIIPAARGQVGFKEVGHPPGTDAQGHPIFSVSNGTPWYWLAVTIVVVILLLVGNLERSRVGRAWIAIREDEDAAEIMGVPTFKFKLWAFAIGAGIGGLSGALFAGQVGFVNNQKFDVATSMLFVAAVVLGGSGNKVGAILGGAIVAYIPLRFTAIADYKYLLFGVILIILMIFRPQGLIAAKAHLLTYSRVIGDKIRELRDARAKPGDPVPAAGTASVTATDTADARADGGALRSDAGSGAGSVGNGPVQDTADGAKGGAE
- a CDS encoding ABC transporter ATP-binding protein, producing MLAEAGVDEELAEAAASERDIAVEVGEKLVEVKAVTVKFGGLTALDDVTFHINRGEILGLIGPNGAGKTTAFNAMTGVYKPTNGDVLMEGASIKGKKQHKITRAGLARTFQNIRLFGEMTALENVVVGLDARHKTSVPGALVRSPRHYREEKSSIERGMALLEFVGIADSADTLSRHLPYGSQRRLEIARALATDPKVLCLDEPAAGFNPAEKDQLMDLIRTIRADGYTVLLIEHDMRLVMGVCDRIVVLEFGKKIADGSPTEVRNDPRVISAYLGEPDDDAA
- a CDS encoding ABC transporter ATP-binding protein, with product MTTLLELKDVVVGYGRIEALHGLSFTVQEGEIVSLIGANGAGKTTTMKAISGLLNLTKGSITFDGQDISKTKAHVRVVRGISQAPEGRGIFPGMTVLENLDMGTYGRKDRTGVKEDLDRVFGLFPRLMERKTQLGGTMSGGEQQMLAIGRALMGRPRLLLLDEPSMGLAPQFIKQIFRIISEINEQGTTILLVEQNANQALARADRAFVLETGTITHSGTGKELLANTAIKEAYLGVA
- a CDS encoding NAD-dependent epimerase/dehydratase family protein, yielding MAGGVKTAFIIGGTGQIGAATARRLAEHGWSVMIAHRGAHEGDSMLTDLDVTTVRLDRNDTETLIPLADGHDLVLDAVAYEPRHAQQLAQLAGLVGSLVVISTGAVYQDADGRSLDTATSEDAMPRFPDPIDESQPTVTEGAPTYGVLKARLERTLLDADELPVSILRPGAVHGPFSVALREWYFVKRARDHREQAVLAYDGTSRFSPTSTAAIAELARLCAEVPAKRVLNVADDDVTVADIANAVFDAMGHSVELVPVPGAPARGVGSTPWSTPHPIVLSTRRAEDELGYTAPAPYRTAVHDDVEWIVDVVNGANRRQTSWRALFPHLVRRYGADAWFDYEAEDEFLAHR